The sequence TATCGACCTCTATACTTAGCAGCATTTGTTGCCttctcttttcccttttttaatcttcttccaCATCTATTTGCCCTCACTTGAGATGGGTCTTTCAAAGTTGTGTCATAAATGTTACTACATTTTTCAGAAATGCCTCCACTCTTTGTGCTACCAACTACGGATTTAATCTTATCAAGCAAACTTTGTAGACCATCATTCACAATTACAGCTGCCTCTTTGTTTGTTATGGCTTTATTAAGGAGTTTTGAAGCAAGTTTGAATAGTTTACTTCACCACATGAACATTGAACCACCTTTTCCAATTATCTTCACACCTTCCTTATCAGATATTATTTGAGATCTTGCAACTCTAGTCTACCTTTTAATTATATACTGATTTGGAAAAGGAACATTACCAAATGATTGCAAAAATGTCAAAATATGTCTATATGGAATTCCTTCACTCTCAAACTTTTTATAACTACAAGATGCAAAATCCAAAACTTTATTATAAGAAATTTTCCGAACCTTTGTAACACTTTCATTTGGATAACTTTGGACCGTATACATTTTATATGTATCATTTTCACTAACAATTTGTGGCATTGTTACTAATCTATGCCACAACTCATCttgaaacttataaaaaatcttGTAGGTGTAAATCTCAAccatttgcttttccatttccaatggcaGTTTCAAAAGAGGCTCCTCATTAATATCAACATGATCAACAGCTAACTTTTCATGATGTTGATGTACAGATGCCCTATTAAATCGAAGgataaaatccatcaataaatttttcttaGAAACGTACTTCTTGAAAAATGTATGAGAGCTCTCTGCATGTTGGCTACTTGACATTCCAGCTGAGAATACATGATTAACATATGCCGGCACCCATATTAAATGTatttcaaatattgattttaaccaaTCATTGTCATATAGGTTTGCCTTTTCGATGATAGTCACCCATTTCCTTTCAAACTCTTCCGGATATTTTGATTCCCAAATGCATCGTTGGAAGTCCTTGTGAAAATCCTTGTAAGT comes from Ziziphus jujuba cultivar Dongzao chromosome 6, ASM3175591v1 and encodes:
- the LOC132804019 gene encoding protein FAR-RED IMPAIRED RESPONSE 1-like — translated: MVFACAFLSDERNESFVLKKSMPTNNPKMIIIVKAIAKSLLNTFHRYCSWHILDKFSIYLNVITYKDFHKDFQRCIWESKYPEEFERKWVTIIEKANLYDNDWLKSIFEIHLIWVPAYVNHVFSAGMSSSQHAESSHTFFKKYVSKKNLLMDFILRFNRASVHQHHEKLAVDHVDINEEPLLKLPLEMEKQMVEIYTYKIFYKFQDELWHRLVTMPQIVSENDTYKIYKKFESEGIPYRHILTFLQSFGNVPFPNHKLFKLASKLLNKAITNKEAAVIVNDGLQSLLDKIKSVVGSTKSGGISEKCSNIYDTTLKDPSQVRANRCGRRLKKGKEKATNAAKYRGRYCNGRGKIG